The Apostichopus japonicus isolate 1M-3 chromosome 6, ASM3797524v1, whole genome shotgun sequence genome contains a region encoding:
- the LOC139968596 gene encoding leucine-rich repeat and fibronectin type-III domain-containing protein 4-like: protein MKTPSFYRILTILLTLVGIVHCQPPQCPTICSCYPGPELNTGVIDCSNRGLTSIPNNLFYPLGGFIAKIDLSNNMLTTLDIDRVFTILRGTTVEVLDFSSNLISDVTGTFDAFEGKDYVTLNLSSNAFTSFPPNVIPVNHQRNKLVLDFSNNRLTELTRHMFAGGNDVNLFGFEFLAKNNLINRIDDETFQGVVIVDTILDLRSNLLTTLSPTFQSPAGIREFRFSGNPWNCDCNLRWIINPMRFLVNHTSMDPPNCVTPVAIQGRPIFNLTSNEFTCLPFRQGPLQRNIVNQDSFTLSCPASADPPTPEISWTVWLPCPYGGDPLKMFFTSDEITMSNIDPNPRAAFRCTAINNAGSVNFDLDIRVDGERGIAIPGTSNAVPPGIELLSSCRRASSCRRP, encoded by the coding sequence ATGAAGACGCCCTCTTTCTACAGAATCCTGACAATACTCCTTACCCTGGTAGGGATCGTTCATTGTCAGCCGCCGCAATGTCCCACTATTTGTTCCTGTTATCCTGGTCCTGAATTGAATACTGGGGTAATTGACTGCAGTAATCGCGGTTTGACATCCATAcctaataatttgttttatccATTAGGAGGGTTTATTGCTAAGATAGACCTATCAAACAACATGTTGACTACACTAGATATCGATCGGGTGTTCACGATTCTTAGAGGTACCACTGTCGAGGTACTTGACTTCAGTTCAAACTTAATATCTGACGTCACTGGAACATTTGATGCATTCGAAGGGAAAGATTATGTAACCCTGAACCTGTCCAGTAATGCGTTCACCTCTTTTCCGCCGAATGTCATTCCCGTTAATCACCAACGCAACAAACTCGTCCTTGATTTCTCGAACAACCGGTTAACCGAATTAACTCGACATATGTTTGCTGGAGGAAATGATGTTAACCTGTTTGGGTTTGAATTCCTCGCCAAAAATAACTTAATCAATCGAATAGATGACGAAACCTTTCAAGGAGTTGTGATCGTAGATACAATTCTAGATTTGAGGTCCAATCTCTTGACTACTCTCTCACCGACCTTCCAAAGCCCAGCTGGAATCCGAGAATTTCGTTTTTCAGGTAACCCTTGGAACTGTGACTGTAATCTGCGATGGATTATCAATCCTATGCGATTTCTCGTCAACCATACATCGATGGATCCTCCTAATTGCGTAACACCAGTTGCAATTCAGGGTAGACCTATATTCAATCTAACATCAAATGAATTTACCTGTCTACCATTCCGACAGGGTCCGTTACAAAGGAACATTGTCAACCAAGATAGCTTCACTTTGAGTTGTCCAGCTTCAGCCGATCCACCCACACCTGAGATCAGCTGGACTGTCTGGTTACCCTGTCCTTATGGTGGTGACCCTCTAAAGATGTTTTTTACCTCCGATGAGATTACTATGAGTAATATCGACCCTAATCCTAGGGCGGCGTTTAGATGTACAGCAATTAATAACGCTGGAAGTGTGAACTTCGACCTGGATATTCGAGTCGACGGTGAGAGAGGTATTGCTATCCCAGGAACGTCAAATGCAGTGCCTCCTGGCATAGAGCTTTTATCGAGCTGCCGGAGAGCCTCCTCCTGTAGGAGGCCCTAA
- the LOC139968597 gene encoding S-crystallin SL11-like, which produces MSSYKLIYFDLMARAEPVRYMFELAGVEYEDNRVSQDQWKEIKATTGLGQLPVLEVDGKQLPQSAAIYRYVGRVHGFYPSDACECAKVDVVTETVSEFDPDLGKIFIESDQAKKADLIKTLSAEKFPKRFSILEKLLLKNNEGKQWFVGDKISLADVQVFCILHDLIPAVIGLGLGGLDLKDHPHLAAFLDRFKSEEKISQWIKKRPVTSF; this is translated from the exons ATGTCGAGCTATaaactgatttattttgatcTGATGGCCAGGGCCGAGCCCGTCAGGTACATGTTCGAACTAGCCGGGGTAGAATACGAAGACAACAGGGTTAGCCAGGACCAATGGAAAGAGATTAAAGCAA CCACTGGTTTGGGCCAATTGCCCGTTCTGGAAGTTGACGGAAAGCAGTTACCACAAAGTGCGGCCATTTACAGATATGTTGGTAGAGTGCATG GGTTCTATCCATCGGACGCTTGCGAATGTGCCAAAGTTGACGTTGTCACGGAAACAGTTTCTGAGTTTGATCCAGACCTTGGGAAGATCTTTATCGAAAGTGATCAGGCAAAGAAG GCAGACCTAATAAAGACTCTCTCAGCGGAGAAATTTCCGAAGCGATTCAGCATTCTCGAGAAGCTCCTGTTAAAAAACAACGAAGGAAAGCAATGGTTTGTTGGAGATAAG ATTTCTCTCGCTGATGTACAAGTGTTTTGTATACTTCATGACTTAATACCAGCTGTGATTGGTCTGGGGCTTGGAGGCCTCGATTTGAAAGACCATCCTCATCTTGCGGCTTTCTTGGATCGCTTCAAGTCAGAGGAGAAAATATCTCAGTGGATCAAGAAAAGGCCAGTTACGTCATTCTAG
- the LOC139968598 gene encoding S-crystallin SL11-like: MPSVRLKYFDAKGRAEPVRFMFALDGVDYEDIRYSQEEFAKVKATMPFGQVPVLEVDDITVPHSKAIYTFVAAQHGFLPADNLGRAHVDVVIETISDTDFDSTKWFFEQVPEKKEELMKHLKDVTFPKMKENLEKILSENNEGKAWFVGDKLSLADVITFSMLHDGLAMFTGKEPGSCSLSDYPLLEGFVARFKALPKIATYLEKRPNTPY, from the exons ATGCCGTCGGTCAGGCTGAAGTATTTCGACGCTAAAGGCAGAGCGGAACCCGTCCGTTTCATGTTTGCACTTGATGGAGTCGACTATGAAGATATTCGTTACTCACAGGAAGAATTTGCCAAAGTGAAAGCAA CCATGCCTTTTGGCCAAGTGCCTGTCCTTGAGGTTGATGATATCACGGTGCCCCATAGTAAGGCTATTTATACATTTGTTGCAGCCCAGCACG GTTTTTTACCTGCCGATAACTTGGGACGTGCACATGTTGATGTCGTGATAGAAACAATAAGTGACACTGATTTTGATTCAACAAAATGGTTCTTCGAGCAGGTTCCCGagaaaaaa GAAGAACTTATGAAACACTTAAAAGATGTTACGTTtcctaaaatgaaagaaaatcttgaaaaaataCTGTCGGAAAACAACGAGGGCAAAGCTTGGTTTGTTGGTGATAAG CTATCGCTAGCTGACGTGATAACTTTCTCCATGCTTCATGATGGTCTCGCAATGTTTACCGGTAAAGAACCTGGTTCCTGCTCCTTGAGCGATTACCCTCTTCTTGAAGGATTTGTGGCTCGCTTTAAGGCACTGCCAAAAATAGCCACTTACCTGGAAAAGAGACCAAATACTCCATATTAG